One Pantoea eucalypti genomic region harbors:
- a CDS encoding heme ABC transporter ATP-binding protein, with protein MEILQARGLCLAHGDKTVIDNLDVTLSGGELVALIGPNGAGKSTLLRMLTGFLSPDRGECWLGDRRLTTWPREQLARRRAVMRQQNNLTFAQSAQSVVAMGRAPWPEAQTTQIVAEVMRLTGCEGLAQRDYRQLSGGEQQRVQLARVLAQLWLEGRPRGWLFLDEPTSALDLFWQQQTLRLLRQLTRAGDLTVCTVLHDLNQASLWADRILLLHAGQLVAQGSPQAVMTEATLTRWYQADLQVVAHAESGQPHIQLRI; from the coding sequence ATGGAAATTTTACAGGCCAGGGGATTGTGTCTCGCGCACGGCGACAAAACCGTTATCGATAATCTCGACGTCACGCTGTCAGGTGGAGAGCTGGTGGCGCTGATTGGTCCCAACGGCGCAGGTAAATCGACGCTACTGCGGATGCTGACGGGATTTCTGTCGCCCGATCGGGGCGAGTGCTGGCTGGGCGACCGACGGCTGACGACATGGCCGCGTGAGCAGCTGGCACGACGTCGGGCAGTGATGCGCCAGCAGAACAACCTGACCTTTGCACAGTCAGCGCAGTCGGTCGTGGCGATGGGCCGTGCGCCCTGGCCGGAAGCGCAGACGACGCAAATTGTGGCTGAGGTCATGCGGCTGACCGGTTGTGAAGGGCTGGCGCAGCGCGATTACCGCCAGCTCTCCGGCGGTGAACAACAACGGGTGCAGCTGGCGCGGGTGCTGGCACAGCTCTGGCTGGAGGGAAGACCACGCGGCTGGCTGTTTCTGGATGAGCCGACCTCGGCGCTGGATCTCTTCTGGCAGCAGCAAACCTTGCGTTTACTACGCCAGCTGACGCGCGCCGGAGATCTCACCGTCTGTACCGTGTTACATGACCTTAATCAGGCTTCATTGTGGGCCGATCGCATACTGCTGCTGCACGCAGGCCAACTGGTGGCACAAGGCTCGCCGCAGGCGGTAATGACGGAAGCGACGCTGACGCGCTGGTACCAGGCCGATCTTCAGGTAGTGGCACATGCCGAAAGTGGACAGCCGCATATCCAGCTGCGTATCTAG
- a CDS encoding hemin-degrading factor — translation MNPIYQHYLALKGEQPKKYARDLAALIGISEAELCEARIGVDAVALKRDFPALLKALGAVGETKNITRNAYAVHEHLGEYHNVQIGAHGGLVLNPRALDLRLFVGQWCSAFALQEPTGQGVRHSIQIFDRHGDAVLKVYVTEQTNMAAWQTLIADFTDAAATPLVVEPAAAAPLTEAIDATAIDREWRAMTDVHQFFALLKRHQVSRPQAFRAVGDDLARQTGNDALERLLQMAQQAGNEIMIFVGNRGCTQIFTGRVEKLQPVENWLNIFNPQFTLHLMADQISESWVTRKPTGDGFVTSLELFAADGTQIAQLYGQRTEGTPEQSSWREQIGALHTPGAAA, via the coding sequence ATGAACCCGATTTATCAGCACTATCTTGCCCTTAAAGGTGAACAACCGAAGAAATATGCCCGCGACCTGGCTGCGCTGATCGGCATCAGCGAAGCGGAATTGTGTGAAGCGCGCATCGGCGTTGATGCCGTGGCGCTGAAACGCGATTTTCCGGCGTTGCTGAAGGCACTTGGCGCAGTCGGCGAAACCAAAAACATTACGCGTAACGCTTATGCGGTACATGAACATCTGGGTGAATACCACAATGTGCAGATTGGCGCACATGGTGGCCTGGTGCTTAATCCCCGTGCACTCGATCTGCGCCTGTTCGTCGGTCAGTGGTGCAGCGCCTTTGCTCTGCAGGAGCCAACCGGGCAGGGCGTTCGTCACAGTATTCAGATCTTTGATCGTCATGGCGATGCGGTGCTGAAAGTTTACGTCACGGAGCAGACCAACATGGCAGCGTGGCAGACGCTGATTGCCGACTTTACCGACGCTGCGGCGACGCCGCTTGTGGTTGAGCCGGCTGCCGCAGCTCCCCTGACTGAGGCGATTGATGCCACCGCCATCGACCGTGAATGGCGCGCCATGACCGATGTTCATCAATTTTTCGCGTTGCTTAAGCGCCATCAGGTGTCACGACCGCAGGCGTTTCGCGCGGTGGGTGACGATCTCGCCAGGCAGACCGGTAACGATGCGCTTGAGCGCCTGCTACAGATGGCACAGCAGGCGGGCAATGAAATTATGATTTTTGTCGGCAACCGTGGCTGTACTCAGATTTTCACCGGCAGGGTAGAGAAGCTGCAGCCAGTGGAAAACTGGCTCAACATCTTCAATCCGCAGTTCACACTGCATCTGATGGCTGATCAGATCAGCGAAAGCTGGGTAACACGCAAGCCAACGGGCGATGGCTTTGTTACCAGCCTGGAACTGTTCGCCGCCGACGGCACACAGATCGCCCAGCTCTACGGTCAGCGCACGGAGGGTACGCCAGAGCAGTCAAGCTGGCGCGAGCAGATTGGCGCACTCCACACGCCGGGAGCGGCGGCATGA
- a CDS encoding FecCD family ABC transporter permease, whose amino-acid sequence MIKDNALRGLLLMLIFLLVAMVLAANLGAMSLSVRALWQAPLSDLIWQIWLDIRLPRVLLAVVMGMALAVSGAVMQGVFRNPLADPGLLGISSGAGLAVALAIIIPLALPAPLALWLPMIAAFIGSLLVTLLLFSFSRLARGNLSRLLLVGIAINALCGAAVGVLSWLSNDQQLRQLSLWGMGSLSQTQWPALLICLLLILPALLLLQTRARHLNLLQAGEEDAHYMGIDVKRTQHQLLILSALLVGTAVSVSGVIGFVGLVVPHVMRFCLGGDHRWLLPGSALAGAILLLLADTLARTLVVPAEMPVGLLTSLIGGPWFLWLILRQQRGLE is encoded by the coding sequence ATGATTAAGGATAATGCGCTGCGTGGCCTGTTGCTGATGCTGATCTTCCTGCTGGTGGCGATGGTGCTGGCGGCAAATCTGGGGGCGATGTCGCTTTCAGTGCGGGCGCTATGGCAGGCACCGCTTAGCGATCTTATCTGGCAGATCTGGCTGGATATCCGCCTGCCGCGCGTGCTACTGGCGGTGGTGATGGGCATGGCGCTGGCAGTCTCTGGCGCGGTGATGCAGGGTGTTTTTCGTAACCCACTGGCCGATCCCGGTCTGCTGGGGATCAGCAGCGGGGCGGGACTGGCGGTGGCGCTGGCAATCATTATTCCGTTGGCGTTGCCGGCACCACTGGCATTGTGGCTACCGATGATCGCTGCGTTTATCGGCAGTCTGCTGGTGACACTGCTGCTCTTCAGTTTCAGTCGGCTGGCGCGCGGCAATCTTTCGCGGTTGTTGCTGGTCGGTATTGCGATTAATGCGTTGTGCGGTGCGGCGGTAGGCGTGCTGTCATGGCTGAGCAACGATCAGCAGCTGCGCCAGCTGTCGCTGTGGGGCATGGGAAGCCTTAGCCAGACACAGTGGCCCGCACTGCTGATTTGCCTGCTGCTGATTCTGCCAGCCTTGCTGCTGCTACAGACTCGCGCCCGCCACCTTAACCTGCTGCAGGCGGGCGAAGAGGATGCGCACTACATGGGGATTGATGTGAAGCGTACTCAGCATCAGCTGCTGATCCTCAGCGCGCTGCTTGTCGGTACAGCGGTCTCGGTCAGCGGCGTGATCGGCTTCGTCGGACTGGTGGTGCCACACGTGATGCGTTTTTGCCTTGGCGGCGATCATCGCTGGCTGCTGCCCGGCTCAGCACTGGCGGGGGCTATTCTGCTGCTGCTGGCCGATACGCTGGCGCGCACTCTGGTGGTTCCGGCCGAGATGCCAGTCGGGCTACTGACCAGCCTGATTGGCGGTCCGTGGTTTCTCTGGCTGATTCTGCGTCAACAGCGAGGGCTGGAGTGA
- a CDS encoding TonB-dependent receptor domain-containing protein, which produces MSPRFRRLTQPRLTQLALLATFINTTCTYAAGSESATLALSDRSDSNTEQVMTVTAPEIKKTAGSKTSLSASDLQQRGATDFGSIMRYEPLISATGTSGGSSAGKSGFDRAGYTGYNIRGLESNRVGLDVDGIPLPQATGRSYVGRAGLDSFGIGRDYIDPYMFGRIEIEKGATAVDQSNTSIGGNVSFRNKSPDDYLYSGKPTFFGYQSDYDSASRSWHNGMTAAAGDDTLSGIFVYSRRDGQQTRNNSDTLDAYPANWHSDAFMTSGIWQPNDAHKLSATVDYYHKTHHSHYDSWSTSGNTVWGTAQQQSDTRRWGISLADEYTPYNDLIDSLTTRVYWQQTQAHDNTLMPSSATARQTVYSDYNSDSYGFDTRALKSVGRHELSAGLNARLVDTERPFRQSPPASAFTAIMQPQANSRSYSVGGYLQDTISFDADGHRAAIVPGARVAYQNTRPRDVATLTTNSSVLDASEVSALYGSPNSDTQILPSIAFQFDLTPKLMTYLQYTRGAQFPNDTQLYGSWNLGSSYAGTAQYALIGNADLKTETSNNYEWGVKGEVAKGVTLNAAAFYNDYKNFIAFTRYSRAANPGQFVNVPANIYTTYQAENRDKAYIYGAEISSKVNFGSWFNEVEGLSANLALGYTQGAAKSRYLGDRYIDLESVAPMKAIVGLAWDDEARGYGAAVTATFVKGKQASATNRESFANNGSSLADSSTDYMRVPGYGMVDMTAYWRVAHNVRLSGGLYNITDRKYWDYLSSRELTSATQQERNDQALAVMPGRTFQLGVNVDF; this is translated from the coding sequence ATGTCACCACGTTTTCGGAGATTGACGCAACCGCGTCTGACTCAACTGGCGTTGCTCGCCACCTTCATCAATACCACCTGCACTTATGCTGCGGGCAGTGAATCTGCCACGCTAGCCCTTTCTGACCGCTCTGACAGCAATACCGAACAGGTAATGACGGTGACGGCGCCGGAAATTAAGAAAACGGCAGGCAGTAAAACCTCGCTCTCTGCCAGCGATCTGCAACAGCGTGGTGCCACTGACTTTGGATCGATTATGCGCTATGAACCGCTGATCAGTGCCACCGGTACTAGTGGCGGTTCATCAGCCGGTAAGAGCGGTTTTGATCGGGCTGGTTATACCGGCTACAACATTCGAGGCCTCGAGAGCAACCGCGTCGGTCTGGATGTGGACGGCATTCCGTTGCCGCAGGCCACTGGCCGCAGCTATGTAGGACGCGCTGGTCTCGACAGCTTTGGCATTGGCCGCGATTACATCGATCCTTATATGTTTGGGCGTATTGAGATTGAGAAGGGCGCCACAGCAGTGGATCAGTCGAACACCTCAATTGGCGGCAACGTCTCGTTCCGTAACAAATCCCCGGACGACTATCTGTACTCCGGCAAGCCGACCTTTTTCGGCTATCAAAGTGACTACGACTCCGCCAGCCGCAGCTGGCATAACGGCATGACTGCAGCAGCAGGCGATGACACGCTGAGTGGCATTTTTGTTTACAGCCGTCGTGACGGACAGCAGACCCGTAACAACAGCGATACGCTCGATGCTTATCCGGCCAACTGGCACTCCGATGCCTTTATGACTTCCGGCATCTGGCAGCCCAATGATGCTCACAAGCTCAGCGCGACGGTCGATTACTATCACAAAACTCACCACAGCCATTACGACAGCTGGAGCACTTCCGGCAATACCGTCTGGGGAACGGCACAGCAGCAGAGTGATACCCGCCGCTGGGGCATCAGCCTGGCGGATGAGTACACCCCTTACAATGACCTGATCGACAGCCTGACGACCCGCGTTTACTGGCAGCAGACCCAGGCGCATGACAACACCCTAATGCCGTCGAGTGCCACCGCCAGGCAAACCGTCTATTCCGATTACAACAGCGACAGCTACGGTTTTGACACCCGAGCGCTTAAAAGCGTCGGGCGACATGAACTGAGTGCCGGGCTGAATGCGCGTCTGGTGGATACTGAGCGACCTTTCCGTCAGTCACCGCCAGCCAGTGCTTTTACTGCGATTATGCAGCCGCAGGCTAACAGCCGCAGCTACAGCGTGGGCGGTTATCTGCAGGATACTATCAGCTTCGATGCTGACGGACATCGGGCGGCTATCGTGCCGGGCGCGCGCGTGGCCTATCAGAACACCCGACCACGTGATGTGGCGACGCTGACCACGAACAGTAGCGTGCTTGACGCCAGCGAAGTTTCAGCGCTCTACGGATCGCCAAACAGCGACACCCAGATATTGCCGTCGATCGCCTTCCAGTTCGATCTGACACCGAAGCTGATGACTTATCTGCAATATACCCGTGGCGCGCAGTTCCCCAACGATACCCAGCTCTATGGCTCATGGAACCTTGGCTCCAGCTATGCCGGCACCGCACAGTATGCGCTGATTGGTAATGCAGACCTGAAAACCGAAACCAGCAACAACTACGAGTGGGGTGTAAAAGGAGAGGTGGCAAAAGGCGTCACGCTTAACGCTGCCGCTTTTTATAACGACTATAAAAACTTTATTGCCTTTACCCGTTACAGCCGGGCGGCTAATCCGGGTCAGTTCGTTAATGTGCCCGCCAACATTTACACTACCTATCAGGCGGAGAACCGCGATAAAGCCTACATCTACGGGGCTGAAATCAGCAGTAAAGTGAACTTCGGTAGCTGGTTCAATGAGGTCGAGGGTCTGAGCGCCAATCTGGCGTTGGGTTACACGCAGGGCGCGGCAAAGTCACGCTACCTTGGTGACCGCTACATCGATCTGGAGAGTGTTGCTCCGATGAAAGCGATTGTCGGACTCGCCTGGGATGATGAGGCGCGTGGCTACGGGGCCGCCGTTACCGCTACCTTTGTCAAAGGTAAGCAAGCCAGCGCGACTAACCGCGAAAGCTTCGCTAACAACGGCAGCAGCCTGGCCGACTCCAGCACCGATTACATGCGGGTACCAGGTTATGGCATGGTGGATATGACCGCTTACTGGCGCGTCGCACATAACGTCAGGCTGAGTGGCGGGCTTTACAACATAACCGATCGCAAATACTGGGATTACCTCAGCAGTCGTGAACTGACCAGCGCCACTCAGCAGGAGCGCAACGATCAGGCACTGGCCGTGATGCCGGGCCGTACTTTCCAGTTAGGTGTTAACGTCGATTTTTGA
- a CDS encoding SelT/SelW/SelH family protein produces MAQKPVVVIHYCMQCNWLMRSAWMAQELLHTFAEDLAEVTLKPGTGGIFEITLDEHLLWERKRDGGFPDATTLKQRVRDICFPDRTLGHIDKNKAEIS; encoded by the coding sequence ATGGCACAAAAACCTGTGGTTGTTATTCACTACTGTATGCAATGCAACTGGCTGATGCGGTCAGCGTGGATGGCACAGGAACTTCTGCATACTTTCGCTGAGGATCTGGCGGAAGTAACCCTGAAACCAGGTACCGGTGGTATCTTTGAAATTACGCTGGATGAGCACCTGCTGTGGGAACGCAAGCGTGATGGTGGCTTCCCGGATGCGACCACGCTAAAACAGCGCGTACGCGACATCTGTTTCCCGGATCGTACCCTGGGCCACATCGACAAAAACAAAGCCGAAATCAGCTGA
- a CDS encoding CinA family protein: MAKSLDQTAEQLGDILLSSGLHLATAESCTAGLISMTLAAVENSGDFYTSGFVTYSENAKTRLLGVHPDTLKQHTAVSEKTAREMVQGACARSGEPVGLSITGYAGPDGGEDGTPAGTIWFGWVLPDGRDEAECHQFSGDPKSVMEQGTQFALEGLIKRLQRADR; encoded by the coding sequence ATGGCAAAATCATTAGATCAAACCGCTGAGCAACTGGGTGATATTTTACTCTCCTCCGGACTTCATCTGGCGACCGCCGAATCCTGTACCGCCGGACTGATCAGCATGACGCTGGCCGCCGTGGAAAACAGCGGTGACTTCTATACCAGCGGCTTCGTAACCTACAGTGAAAATGCCAAAACGCGTCTGCTGGGGGTACATCCAGACACGCTGAAACAGCACACGGCGGTGAGCGAGAAAACAGCGAGGGAGATGGTGCAGGGAGCCTGCGCCCGCTCTGGTGAACCGGTAGGACTTTCAATCACCGGCTATGCCGGACCGGACGGCGGCGAGGATGGCACACCGGCAGGCACTATCTGGTTTGGCTGGGTCTTGCCCGACGGAAGGGATGAGGCGGAGTGCCACCAGTTCAGCGGCGATCCAAAATCGGTGATGGAGCAGGGCACGCAGTTCGCGCTGGAAGGGCTGATCAAACGGCTGCAGCGAGCCGATCGATAA
- a CDS encoding heme/hemin ABC transporter substrate-binding protein, which produces MKRVMLLWLLMTLPSLAAERVVSIGGDVTQIIYALDAQSQLVARDSTSLRPAQATRLPDVGYMRQLNAEGILALKPTLVIASEQAQPSLVLQQIARAGVRVVTVSGDSSLQAIPQKIITVGQALQRESEAQALARQMTQQIRQLPQQPLPVKVLYIMANSGMKSMAAGNQTAADGAIRSAGLENAMGSVPHYQALSQEGVIAAAPDLVVIGEDGLKTLGGEAQLWQLPGLTLTPAGQQHRLLVIDTMALLGFGLDTPRAIVKLRQAAESLNHD; this is translated from the coding sequence ATGAAAAGAGTGATGTTGTTATGGCTGCTCATGACGCTGCCATCACTGGCGGCGGAGCGGGTGGTGTCGATTGGCGGTGACGTCACCCAGATTATCTATGCGCTGGATGCCCAGTCACAGCTAGTGGCGCGCGACAGCACCAGTCTGCGCCCGGCGCAGGCCACCCGACTGCCGGACGTGGGTTATATGCGCCAGCTCAACGCCGAAGGCATTCTGGCACTGAAACCAACGCTGGTGATCGCCAGCGAGCAGGCGCAGCCGTCGCTGGTGCTGCAACAGATTGCCCGCGCGGGCGTCAGGGTGGTCACGGTCAGCGGCGACAGCAGCCTGCAGGCGATCCCGCAGAAAATTATCACTGTGGGTCAGGCGCTGCAGCGTGAAAGCGAAGCTCAGGCTCTGGCACGGCAAATGACGCAGCAGATTCGCCAGTTGCCGCAGCAACCGCTGCCGGTAAAAGTGCTCTACATCATGGCGAACAGCGGCATGAAATCGATGGCGGCTGGAAATCAGACTGCGGCCGATGGCGCCATTCGCAGCGCCGGGCTGGAGAATGCTATGGGCTCGGTGCCGCACTATCAGGCACTGTCGCAGGAAGGGGTGATCGCCGCCGCGCCGGATCTGGTGGTAATCGGCGAGGATGGCTTGAAAACGCTGGGCGGCGAAGCGCAGCTGTGGCAGTTACCGGGTCTGACGCTGACACCTGCCGGGCAGCAGCACCGTCTGCTGGTGATCGACACCATGGCACTGCTGGGGTTTGGCCTTGATACACCGCGGGCAATCGTGAAATTGCGTCAGGCGGCGGAATCGCTGAACCATGATTAA
- a CDS encoding PadR family transcriptional regulator: MKQHPNSTSSDDQSTRAGGCGGRRKRREKMLEASEIRLLMLHFLAQNAAHGYELIKSVEVLSKGEYSPSPGIIYPNLTLLEEMEAIEVVDAQTARKAYRLTATGEAQLAENLETVSSLITRLSTLAILVNNRSIPAVEQAIYGLKVALNQRLAQEDISETALQTLIKALHDAAEKITHS, from the coding sequence ATGAAACAGCATCCGAATTCCACCTCATCTGACGATCAGAGTACGCGCGCAGGCGGCTGCGGCGGACGACGCAAACGACGCGAAAAGATGCTGGAAGCAAGTGAGATCCGCCTGCTGATGCTCCATTTCCTGGCGCAGAATGCGGCGCACGGCTATGAACTGATCAAGTCGGTTGAGGTGCTGTCGAAGGGAGAGTATTCGCCTAGTCCGGGGATCATTTACCCCAATCTGACGCTGCTTGAAGAGATGGAGGCGATTGAGGTGGTGGATGCGCAGACAGCGCGCAAAGCCTATCGTCTGACCGCAACGGGAGAGGCGCAACTGGCAGAGAACCTGGAAACGGTCTCCAGCCTGATCACGCGGCTCTCTACGCTGGCGATTCTGGTCAATAACCGCAGCATTCCTGCTGTAGAGCAGGCGATTTATGGGCTGAAGGTCGCGCTGAACCAGCGGCTGGCGCAGGAAGATATCTCAGAAACCGCGCTGCAGACGCTGATTAAGGCGCTGCACGACGCGGCTGAAAAAATCACTCACAGTTAA